A genomic window from Vigna radiata var. radiata cultivar VC1973A chromosome 2, Vradiata_ver6, whole genome shotgun sequence includes:
- the LOC106756205 gene encoding LOW QUALITY PROTEIN: protein STRUBBELIG-RECEPTOR FAMILY 3-like (The sequence of the model RefSeq protein was modified relative to this genomic sequence to represent the inferred CDS: deleted 1 base in 1 codon), translating into MDWKRSASECQRVKICGQVLLGILLICIIHTSCAITDPTDVAAINSLYVSLGSPVLPGWVASGGDPCGEGWQGILCNGSFIQKIVLNGANLGGELGDKLSTFVSISVIDLSNNNIGGNIPSSLPVTMKNFFLSANQFTGSIPTTLSTLAGLTDMSLNNNFLTGELPDAFQSLTQLINLDLSHNNLSGALPSSMDNLSSLTTLRLQNNQLSGTLDVLQDLPLKDLNIENNQFAGPIPPKLLSIPAFRQAGNPFNVNGTTPPASSPRSPAIAPPGTPISGAPPGTPTSGSPPSSGRVPTKQADGPAAANESHTGKSKNSTKKVVWISIGSVLGFIILLLGFVLFIPRCSRRERDGRRSKHQIGAYGAEREMTRDNGSSVQPPSQMEKVPVGDVPRPKEDHQAENRIAWANPRQNEGRQAEIRTVSAIPNPHPNPRSKQENDVQRMATIPKPRDHEIDISTLEVYSMPPPPPPPPPPPPPPPTTEKVTVEPATSRRATNVTTHKKSAVPPTFAKFFGIASLQQYTNSFSQENLIGGGMLGNVYRAELPNGKFLAVKKLDKRASENQKDDEFLELINSIDRIRHANVVELVGYCSEHGQRLLIYEYCSNGSLYDALHSDDDFKTTLSWNTRIRIALGAARALEYLHELCQPPVVHRNLKSANILLDDDLSVRVSDCGLAPLIASGSVSQLSGNLLTAYGYGAPEFESGIYTYQSDVYSFGVIMLELLTGRQSHDRTRPRGEQFLARWAVPQLHDIEALTNMVDPALNGNYPAKSLSNFADIISRCLQSEPEFRPAMSEVVLYLLNMIKKESQLGESNEK; encoded by the exons ATGGATTGGAAGAGATCTGCTTCGGAGTGCCAGAGAGTAAAGATCTGTGGACAAGTTCTGTTGGGAATTTTGTTGATCTGCATAATTCACACTTCTTGTGCCATCACCGATCCCACTGATG TTGCTGCAATTAATAGCTTATATGTTTCACTGGGATCCCCTGTTCTTCCTGGGTGGGTTGCTAGTGGAGGAGATCCATGTGGAGAAGGGTGGCAAGGCATTCTGTGTAATGGGTCATTCATACAAAAAAT AGTTCTAAATGGTGCAAATTTGGGAGGAGAACTGGGAGATAAACTGTCAACTTTTGTTTCAATCTCAGTAAT TGATCTAAGCAACAACAACATTGGAGGAAATATTCCATCTAGTTTGCCAGTTACCATGAAAAACTT TTTTCTTTCAGCCAATCAGTTTACTGGAAGTATTCCAACCACTTTATCCACTCTGGCTGGACTGACAGACAT GTCTCTTAACAACAATTTCTTAACTGGCGAATTACCGGATGCTTTTCAGTCACTTACGCAATTGATCAATCT TGATTTATCGCATAATAATTTGAGTGGAGCATTGCCTTCTTCTATGGATAACTTGTCATCTCTGACCACCCT ACGCTTACAAAACAACCAATTGTCTGGGACACTTGATGTCTTACAAGACCTTCCTCTGAAAGATTT GAATATTGAGAACAACCAGTTTGCTGGCCCAATACCACCAAAGTTGCTGAGCATCCCAGCCTTCAG GCAAGCTGGAAACCCATTTAATGTTAATGGTACAACACCTCCAGCTTCTTCACCTCGCTCCCCAGCAATAGCACCACCAGGAACTCCCATTTCTGGGGCACCACCGGGAACTCCCACCTCTGGGTCACCACCATCTTCTGGCCGCGTACCTACTAAACAGGCCGATGGACCAGCTGCAGCAAATGAATCGCACACTGGGAAATCCAAAAATTCCACAAAAAAGGTGGTTTGGATATCTATTGGTAGTGTGTTAGGATTCATTATTTTGTTACTAGGATTCGTTCTCTTTATTCCAAGATGCAGCAGAAGAGAACGGGATGGCAGAAGGTCCAAACATCAAATTGGTGCGTATGGGGCTGAAAGGGAAATGACCAGGGATAACGGGAGTTCAGTCCAACCACCTAGTCAAATGGAAAAAG TACCAGTAGGGGATGTTCCAAGGCCAAAAGAGGACCATCAGGCAGAGAATAGGATAGCCTGGGCTAATCCAAGGCAAAACGAAGGTCGTCAGGCAGAGATCAGGACAGTCTCGGCTATTCCAAATCCACATCCAAATCCACGGAGTAAGCAAGAGAATGATGTGCAAAGAATGGCAACAATACCAAAGCCAAGAGATCATGAGATAGATATTAGTACACTAGAAGTATATTCAATGCCTCCTCCCCCNCCNCCCCCN cccccccccccccccccccctcctaCTACTGAGAAGGTGACTGTTGAGCCAGCCACATCCCGCAGAGCAACTAACGTCACTACGCACAAAAAGAGTGCAGTTCCTCCGACTTTTGCGAAGTTTTTTGGTATTGCATCCCTTCAACAGTATACAAATAGCTTTTCTCAAGAAAATCTTATAGGAGGAGGCATGCTTGGTAATGTGTATAGAGCCGAGCTTCCTAATGGCAAG TTTCTTGCTGTAAAGAAACTGGATAAGAGAGCTTCGGAAAACCAGAAGGATGATGAATTTCTTGAATTGATCAATAGTATTGACAGAATAAGGCATGCAAATGTTGTTGAGCTTGTCGGATACTGTTCCGAGCATGGTCAGAGGCTTCTTATATATGAGTACTGCAGTAATGGGTCACTGTATGATGCACTCCACTCAGACGATGACTTCAAAACCACACTCTCATGGAATACTAGAATTCGAATAGCTCTTGGGGCAGCCAGAGCCTTAGA ATATCTGCATGAGCTATGTCAGCCTCCTGTAGTACATAGAAATTTGAAGTCTGCCAATATTCTGCTTGATGATGATCTATCCGTGCGGGTCTCTGATTGTGGTTTAGCTCCATTAATAGCTTCAGGATCAGTCAGTCAG CTCTCGGGGAACCTGTTAACTGCTTATGGATATGGAGCTCCTGAATTTGAGTCTGGAATATACACATACCAAAGTGATGTGTACAGCTTTGGAGTGATCATGTTAGAACTTTTGACTGGCCGTCAGTCCCACGACAG GACACGTCCCCGGGGTGAGCAGTTTCTGGCCAGATGGGCAGTTCCCCAACTTCATGATATTGAAGCCTTAACGAACATGGTTGACCCTGCTTTGAATGGAAATTACCCAGCAAAATCATTGTCAAATTTTGCAGACATTATCTCTAGATGCCTTCAG TCCGAGCCTGAATTTAGGCCAGCAATGTCCGAGGTTGTCTTATACTTACTAAATATGATAAAGAAGGAGTCTCAGCTAGGTGaatcaaatgaaaaatga